TGTTAACCAGAATTCCAACAGGAATAATTAATACCCCAACAGCTGAACCAAATGCGATAGCACTTGCAGCCGGCCAACCAACATCAAGAACTGTTAAGTTAAGACCGAAATTCGCAACCATTTGCTTTGCAGCTGGTTCCAAGTTTTTTGTTAGTAATTCAATAACGATATTCAATCCAATAAAACCAATACCGACCATTAATCCTGATTTGAATGCTTTACTAAATTTAACTCCAAGCGCTAAGGCAAAGAGGGTAAAGATGATTGGCATCATTACGGCAGGACCAAGATCAACAATAAAATTTAAAATTGACATGACTATGCTACTCCTTTAGTTAAAATATCTAAAATTTCTGTGTTCGTTTTTCCTTGTAATAATTGATTTAAGAAATCATCATCCGAGAATGTACCCATAAGTTTGCTTAAGATTTGAACTTGTTCTTCTTTGTTTTTCACAAGTAAGAAAAAGAATAGTTTTACTTCAAGGTCGTTATCGGTAACCATTTCTTTATATGAAATCGGTTGTGATACACGTACAAATGCAATACCAGGTTTATGAATATAACTTGAATCTACATGGGGAATTGCGACGCTGCACACAGGTGCTGCAAGTCCAGTAGGATAAGTTGCTTCACGTTCCTTAAGTGCATCTAAATACGCTTCATTAACATATCCAAGATCTAAGAGATGTTGATTCATAACATCAAATAATTCATCTTGAGACGAAACTTTTAAGTCTAAAAATACTAAATCTTCATTAAACACTGTAATCACCACGTTTTCTATAAGCCAAGGATTTCAATTACGTTATCAATCGTTGCTTGAGCACCCATACCTGTTAAGAGGGATAGACCGGACACTACGGGAATACCATAACCTTCTCCACCTTGTGCTGTAGTTACAATCACATCTTGATTGGATGCGATGGATGGTAATTCAGCTAGAGAAGTTTGAATAAATTTAACTTGATCAAGGAGGCCTTTTGCTTCAAGTCCTGCTTTAAGTTTTGATGTGGCAACAGTGCTTGTTGCGATCCCTGATCCACATGCTACAATAATAGTTTTCATAAAATACCTTTCCTACTCAATAAAGAGCGATTTCATATAAGCAATATTCTTATTTCTAATAATGTTTGATACTTTATATTGATGGTCAATTTCTGAATAGAGTTCCGCGAATAAATCGGAATAATGCGTGCGATGGTCTTGATCAATGAGAATCATGAGAATAAGTTGAACGTGATCATATTTCCACGGGATGGGTTTATCGAGAACACATACCACGATGGAGGGTCGGTATACAGAACCTTCGATATTGTGAGGGATACAAACGAGGTTACCGACTTCAGTAGAACCAAGCGCTTCGCGTTCTATAATTGACTCTTGACACGCTTTATCGATATAGCCGAGAGTGAGGGCTTTCTGGCTCATCATTTCAAGAAGTTCTTGAGGCGATTGCGTGTCAGGATTTACAATAAATAGTTTCTCGTCGAATAAATCAGCGACAGAATGCGAATTTGAAGGATTTCCTTTAATATAACGCTTAATATGCGCGATATCACGATCGGTTACAATTGCGGAAACGACAACTGTAGGAACGCCTAAATTACGATCAATATGAACGGTGGAAATCAGTAAATCCACATCATCCATATCGTGTTTATCAAGTTGATAGAGTGCACTTACTTTTTTAATTTCAAGTGCATCTCCAAATTGAGACTCCAATTTTGCTTTAAGCAACATTGCGGTACCGACTCCTGTAGTGCATACAACAATTGCGCGTGTTGTCTCACTCTTTTCGTCTTGTCGAGCCCGCTCGCGAGCACCACAGAAATGAAGTGCGAGGAAACCAACTTCATCTAAATTAAATGCTATAGCGTTTGTTTTTAGGAAATGAAAGGCTAGAACCTTCGCAATTTGTATTTCAAATGGATAATTCTTCTCGATCTCATCCAATAATTCATTGCGAATCGAAAGGCCAAGTTCAATGCGTTTCAATGCACTTTCTAAATGCGTCATCAATCCCTGTTTAAGAATTTCATCATGACGGAAATCACTACCGTAAATTCTATAAATGTCATCGAGAGCTTCATTGAGAATTTGTAGATTGTGAGGGGACTCTGAGTTTATGTTATCAACATCTGTATGGAGTTTTTTTTGAGAACTTAAATGGATATAAATATTTATGATTTCACTTTCTGGAATTTTAAGGGTTAATGCCTCTTCCAACATTACCGCTAAAGCTTCAGCACATAAATAAGCGTTTGAATCTGTATTAATTGATGTGGTTGTGTTACTTAGACCCAGCTTACCTTGTTCAATACGTGTTAAAGCAATTTCAATGTGAATCGAAAGATTCTTAAATCCAATGTCCGTAAGATGGAGTTGATACTTTTGAATACATGTCACAATGATGCGTTCAATAATATCCATGCGTGGTGTGTTTTGACCAATGATACGGTTGATATCAATGGTTGATTTCTCCAACACAAGGTAATCGTTAATGAGGCGACGAATACTGTTTTCATCACCTGTTAGGACTAAACCACGCTTATAATCGTTTTCAAGGAAGATGTGATATTCCCTTAAAATACGTCTTACACTGACAAGATCTCTTTTGAGTGTTGATAAACTTATAAATAAATTATCAGCAAGGGCTTCTAATGTAAAATAAG
This genomic stretch from Erysipelothrix rhusiopathiae harbors:
- a CDS encoding BglG family transcription antiterminator; the protein is MELTQRQNSILLLIINAHDAITSDDIATELNISSKTVQREVQAIDSILKKRNMAITSLRGKGYLIDDSHKNEMWKTYFYNDEFDNNVLPNVRQSRVEWIIRKIANGTLNGTYFTLEALADNLFISLSTLKRDLVSVRRILREYHIFLENDYKRGLVLTGDENSIRRLINDYLVLEKSTIDINRIIGQNTPRMDIIERIIVTCIQKYQLHLTDIGFKNLSIHIEIALTRIEQGKLGLSNTTTSINTDSNAYLCAEALAVMLEEALTLKIPESEIINIYIHLSSQKKLHTDVDNINSESPHNLQILNEALDDIYRIYGSDFRHDEILKQGLMTHLESALKRIELGLSIRNELLDEIEKNYPFEIQIAKVLAFHFLKTNAIAFNLDEVGFLALHFCGARERARQDEKSETTRAIVVCTTGVGTAMLLKAKLESQFGDALEIKKVSALYQLDKHDMDDVDLLISTVHIDRNLGVPTVVVSAIVTDRDIAHIKRYIKGNPSNSHSVADLFDEKLFIVNPDTQSPQELLEMMSQKALTLGYIDKACQESIIEREALGSTEVGNLVCIPHNIEGSVYRPSIVVCVLDKPIPWKYDHVQLILMILIDQDHRTHYSDLFAELYSEIDHQYKVSNIIRNKNIAYMKSLFIE
- a CDS encoding PTS sugar transporter subunit IIB: MKTIIVACGSGIATSTVATSKLKAGLEAKGLLDQVKFIQTSLAELPSIASNQDVIVTTAQGGEGYGIPVVSGLSLLTGMGAQATIDNVIEILGL
- a CDS encoding PTS sugar transporter subunit IIA; protein product: MFNEDLVFLDLKVSSQDELFDVMNQHLLDLGYVNEAYLDALKEREATYPTGLAAPVCSVAIPHVDSSYIHKPGIAFVRVSQPISYKEMVTDNDLEVKLFFFLLVKNKEEQVQILSKLMGTFSDDDFLNQLLQGKTNTEILDILTKGVA